One window of the Devosia sp. 2618 genome contains the following:
- a CDS encoding PhoH family protein: MSPTADNALASQLELAFEDNRLAAQLYGDFDQNLALIEQRLKVSATPRGNHVLLKGAASSVDQARRVLESLYGSLEEGRTVGISDVDGVIRMIQTEDSQLTLPTLERKGKVRMAQIATRKSTIVARTPAQDAYMRAMERSELVFGVGPAGTGKTYLAVAHAASLLERGDINRIILSRPAVEAGERLGFLPGDMKEKVDPYLRPLYDALYDMMKPENVERCITSGIIEVAPLAFMRGRTLANAVVILDEAQNTTSMQMKMFLTRLGENSKMIVTGDPTQVDLPRGEKSGLVEAIGLLDGVEGVHISRFNDKDVVRHALVGRIVRAYEADTAKKLAEKATEGITR, encoded by the coding sequence TTGTCACCGACAGCAGACAACGCACTCGCATCGCAACTCGAACTCGCTTTTGAAGATAATCGTCTGGCAGCGCAGCTGTATGGCGATTTCGACCAGAACCTCGCGCTGATCGAGCAGCGGCTCAAGGTTTCGGCCACGCCACGCGGTAATCACGTCTTGCTCAAGGGTGCTGCCTCATCGGTGGACCAGGCGCGACGCGTTCTCGAATCGCTTTACGGATCACTCGAAGAAGGCCGCACGGTCGGGATTTCCGACGTCGATGGCGTCATTCGCATGATCCAGACCGAAGACAGCCAGCTGACCCTGCCGACGCTCGAGCGCAAGGGCAAGGTGCGCATGGCCCAGATCGCCACGCGCAAATCCACCATTGTCGCCCGCACGCCCGCCCAGGACGCCTATATGCGCGCCATGGAGCGGAGCGAGCTGGTGTTTGGCGTGGGTCCGGCCGGTACCGGCAAGACCTATCTGGCAGTGGCGCATGCCGCTTCGCTGCTTGAACGTGGCGATATCAACCGCATCATCCTGTCGCGCCCGGCCGTCGAAGCGGGCGAGCGTCTGGGCTTTCTGCCCGGCGACATGAAAGAGAAGGTCGATCCCTATCTGCGGCCGCTCTATGACGCCCTCTACGACATGATGAAGCCCGAAAATGTCGAGCGCTGCATCACGTCAGGCATTATCGAAGTGGCGCCGCTGGCCTTCATGCGTGGACGTACTCTGGCCAATGCGGTCGTCATTCTCGACGAAGCGCAGAACACCACATCGATGCAGATGAAGATGTTTTTGACCCGTCTGGGCGAGAACTCGAAAATGATCGTCACCGGCGATCCGACCCAGGTCGACCTGCCGCGCGGCGAAAAATCGGGGCTCGTGGAAGCCATCGGACTGCTCGATGGTGTGGAAGGCGTGCATATTTCCCGGTTCAACGACAAGGATGTGGTGCGCCACGCTCTGGTCGGGCGCATCGTTCGCGCTTATGAAGCCGATACGGCCAAGAAACTGGCCGAGAAGGCTACTGAAGGAATTACGCGCTGA
- the ybeY gene encoding rRNA maturation RNase YbeY gives MAERAVLEALKQSKAKVKGAAELSILLTNDEEQRELNQQWRSKDSSTNVLSFPQIEPFDPVVGILGDITLARETLIREAAEQGVTFEAHFTHLVVHGFLHILGYDHLTDAEAEEMEGLETRILASLGVEDPYAD, from the coding sequence CTGGCGGAACGCGCCGTGCTGGAAGCCCTCAAGCAATCCAAGGCCAAGGTCAAAGGGGCGGCGGAGCTTTCCATCCTGCTCACCAATGACGAAGAACAGCGCGAGCTCAACCAGCAATGGCGTAGCAAGGACAGCTCGACCAATGTGCTGAGCTTCCCCCAGATCGAGCCATTTGACCCAGTCGTGGGCATTCTGGGCGATATCACGCTGGCTCGCGAAACCTTGATCCGCGAGGCGGCCGAACAGGGCGTGACCTTCGAGGCGCACTTCACGCACCTTGTGGTGCATGGATTTCTGCATATTTTAGGATATGATCACCTCACAGACGCTGAGGCCGAAGAGATGGAGGGCCTCGAAACCCGCATCTTGGCAAGCCTTGGGGTCGAAGACCCCTATGCCGACTAA
- a CDS encoding hemolysin family protein — MLARGTVSLRDDLQVALDEQGSAESADFSESERTILQNVLKLSNVSVGDVMVERSDIQAIEADVNLGTLIARFRQVRHSRLPVYDDNLDNILGFIHVKDALSKITEPVTDPEKEVPVKLVSTVLKQKLTKLDITRDAMFVPTFMPVGDLLQSMRASRVHMAIVVDEYGGTDGLVTIEDLLEAVVGEIEDEHDELAASLIRKVGVDTYIADARAELSDVQKLIGPDFDPGDYADDVETIGGLVFDLAGHVPKRGERVTRLDGFEFEILAADSRRIKRLRIRRKRDDVAEPLAITDQRSEAQKAAAE, encoded by the coding sequence ATGCTGGCACGAGGAACGGTTTCTCTGCGCGATGACCTACAGGTCGCGCTCGATGAGCAAGGGAGCGCAGAAAGCGCGGACTTCTCCGAGAGCGAGCGCACGATTCTGCAAAACGTGCTCAAGCTTTCCAACGTTTCGGTCGGCGACGTCATGGTCGAGCGCAGCGACATCCAGGCCATTGAGGCCGATGTCAATCTGGGCACGCTGATCGCCCGCTTCCGTCAGGTGCGCCATTCGCGCCTGCCCGTTTACGACGACAATCTCGACAACATTTTGGGCTTCATCCATGTCAAGGATGCACTGTCCAAGATTACCGAGCCGGTGACGGACCCGGAAAAGGAAGTGCCGGTCAAACTGGTTTCGACCGTGCTCAAGCAGAAGCTGACCAAGCTCGACATCACGCGCGACGCGATGTTTGTGCCTACCTTCATGCCGGTGGGTGACCTCTTGCAGTCGATGCGCGCCAGCCGCGTGCATATGGCCATCGTGGTCGACGAATATGGCGGCACCGATGGTCTGGTGACCATCGAAGACCTGCTCGAAGCCGTTGTGGGCGAGATCGAGGACGAGCATGACGAACTCGCCGCCTCGCTGATCCGCAAGGTTGGCGTCGACACCTATATCGCCGATGCCCGTGCGGAGCTTAGCGATGTGCAGAAGCTGATCGGCCCCGATTTCGATCCGGGCGATTATGCCGATGACGTCGAGACCATTGGTGGTCTGGTGTTTGATCTCGCGGGCCACGTGCCCAAGCGCGGCGAACGCGTGACGCGGCTGGATGGTTTCGAGTTCGAGATTTTGGCGGCCGACAGCCGGCGGATCAAGCGGCTGCGCATTCGTCGCAAGCGGGACGATGTTGCCGAGCCGCTAGCGATTACCGACCAGCGCAGCGAGGCCCAAAAGGCCGCTGCGGAATGA
- a CDS encoding NifU family protein: MFIQTEATPNPATLKFLPGRDVLVGEPRDFRSVEATVASPLAQGLFGISGVTGVFLGSDFISVTKDDTNWAHIKPAILGVIMDHFLSGKPVITEGGVDVANHDEVDEFFEPEDSETVEVIKELLATRVRPAVAMDGGDITFKGFKEGTVFLHMQGACSGCPSSTATLKSGIENLLRHFVPGVEQVQQV; encoded by the coding sequence ATGTTCATCCAGACCGAAGCCACGCCAAATCCAGCGACCCTCAAGTTCCTTCCGGGGCGCGATGTGCTGGTTGGTGAGCCGCGCGATTTCCGCAGCGTCGAGGCCACGGTCGCATCGCCTCTGGCGCAGGGCCTGTTCGGCATTTCCGGCGTTACCGGCGTATTCCTCGGCTCCGATTTCATCTCGGTGACCAAGGACGACACCAACTGGGCCCATATCAAGCCAGCCATTCTCGGCGTCATCATGGACCACTTCCTGTCGGGCAAGCCCGTGATCACCGAAGGCGGCGTTGACGTCGCCAATCACGACGAAGTCGATGAATTCTTCGAACCCGAAGACAGCGAAACTGTCGAAGTCATCAAGGAACTGCTGGCCACCCGCGTGCGCCCAGCCGTGGCCATGGATGGCGGCGACATCACCTTCAAGGGCTTCAAGGAAGGCACCGTGTTCCTGCACATGCAGGGCGCCTGCTCGGGCTGCCCATCCTCGACCGCAACCCTCAAGAGCGGCATTGAAAACCTGCTCCGCCACTTCGTTCCCGGCGTCGAGCAGGTCCAGCAAGTCTAA
- a CDS encoding DUF3817 domain-containing protein, with product MIQLFRYIGVFEGLTTLALFLVAMPAKYWFGYPDMVPPVGMIHGVAFIGYLLAMVICLWGRGFSAWEWTRTTLASFFPFGTFLNDPMLKRKQAQSAVIG from the coding sequence ATGATCCAGCTATTCAGATATATCGGGGTTTTTGAGGGGCTTACAACCCTGGCCCTGTTCCTCGTCGCCATGCCAGCAAAATACTGGTTCGGCTATCCCGACATGGTGCCGCCGGTCGGCATGATCCACGGCGTGGCCTTTATCGGCTACCTGCTGGCGATGGTGATCTGCTTGTGGGGCAGGGGCTTTTCGGCATGGGAATGGACCCGGACGACACTCGCATCGTTCTTCCCGTTCGGGACATTTTTGAACGATCCCATGCTCAAGCGCAAACAGGCGCAAAGTGCGGTGATTGGTTAG
- a CDS encoding universal stress protein encodes MYETEYKRKFLVVIDETVECDRALTFAAYRTKRTGGTVVLMSVIQKPEFIGLGVEDVLRAEAVEEAERNLDTRLARLRDIGDIKVESVIREGDAPEEIERVIAADHDIAILVLGASVSNEGPGPLVIHFAERANALPIPLTIVPGRMSDAEIIEIC; translated from the coding sequence ATGTACGAAACCGAATACAAGCGCAAGTTCCTCGTCGTCATCGACGAGACGGTCGAATGCGACCGCGCCCTGACCTTTGCCGCCTACCGCACCAAGCGTACCGGCGGCACCGTGGTGCTGATGAGCGTCATCCAGAAACCCGAATTCATCGGGCTGGGTGTCGAAGACGTGCTGCGAGCTGAAGCGGTCGAAGAAGCCGAGCGCAATCTCGACACCCGCCTCGCCCGCCTGCGCGACATTGGCGACATCAAGGTGGAATCGGTCATCCGCGAAGGCGACGCCCCCGAAGAAATCGAACGCGTCATCGCCGCCGACCACGACATCGCCATTCTGGTGCTGGGCGCCTCGGTCTCCAACGAAGGCCCCGGCCCGCTGGTCATCCACTTCGCCGAACGCGCCAACGCCCTGCCCATCCCCTTGACCATCGTCCCCGGCCGCATGAGCGACGCCGAGATCATCGAAATCTGCTGA
- the trpS gene encoding tryptophan--tRNA ligase, translating to MSFTPRVFSGIKPSGDLHLGNYLGAIRRFVPLQDTHETIYCVVDMHAITVWQEPEDLKRWTYEIAAAYIAAGVDPAKSIIFNQSQVMEHAELGWILNCVARMGWMARMTQFKDKSGDNSENVSLGLFAYPSLMAADILLYKATGVPVGEDQMQHLELTRDIAKKFNHDFKKQIKSLGHKGDFFPITETMATGPAMRVKSLKDGTKKMSKSDESDLSVIYMMDDADLIAKKIKRATTDADALPSEAAGLAGRLEAENLVGIYAALSNRTVDDVLGEFGGKGWGTFKPALADLAVAKLAPIADEMKRLVADRGEMDTILRNGAERARAIAEPIMADIRNIVGFVR from the coding sequence ATGTCCTTCACTCCCCGCGTTTTTTCCGGCATCAAACCCTCGGGCGATCTGCATCTGGGCAACTATCTCGGCGCCATCCGCCGCTTTGTGCCGCTGCAGGATACCCACGAGACCATCTATTGCGTCGTCGATATGCACGCGATCACGGTGTGGCAGGAGCCAGAAGACCTCAAGCGCTGGACGTATGAGATCGCCGCCGCCTATATCGCGGCCGGTGTCGATCCAGCCAAGTCGATCATTTTCAATCAGTCCCAGGTGATGGAACACGCCGAACTCGGCTGGATCCTCAACTGCGTCGCGCGCATGGGCTGGATGGCCCGCATGACCCAGTTCAAGGACAAGTCCGGCGATAACAGCGAAAACGTTTCGCTGGGTCTGTTCGCCTATCCGTCCCTGATGGCGGCCGATATCCTGCTCTATAAGGCCACGGGCGTCCCGGTCGGCGAAGACCAGATGCAGCACCTTGAACTGACCCGCGACATTGCCAAGAAGTTCAACCACGACTTCAAAAAGCAGATCAAATCGCTGGGCCACAAGGGCGACTTCTTCCCCATCACCGAGACCATGGCGACGGGCCCGGCCATGCGCGTCAAATCGCTCAAGGACGGCACCAAGAAGATGAGCAAGTCCGACGAGTCGGACCTCTCGGTAATCTACATGATGGACGACGCCGACCTGATCGCCAAAAAGATCAAGCGCGCCACCACCGATGCCGATGCGCTGCCAAGCGAAGCCGCTGGCCTTGCCGGTCGGCTCGAGGCCGAAAACCTCGTCGGCATCTATGCAGCGCTCTCCAACCGCACCGTCGATGATGTGCTGGGCGAATTTGGCGGCAAGGGCTGGGGCACGTTCAAGCCGGCTCTGGCCGATCTGGCCGTTGCCAAGCTTGCGCCCATCGCTGACGAAATGAAGCGTCTGGTGGCTGATCGCGGCGAGATGGACACCATCCTGCGCAACGGCGCCGAACGCGCCCGCGCCATCGCCGAGCCGATCATGGCCGACATCCGCAATATCGTGGGCTTCGTCCGCTAA
- the murJ gene encoding murein biosynthesis integral membrane protein MurJ, which translates to MSLYRNFLSVGGLTLVSRVAGFARDALMAAVLGTGPAADAFFAAFRFPNLFRRLFAEGAFNTAFVPMFSGALEKQGPDEARDLAARIMSWLVAMLVVVTILAEIFMPQLMVAFVPGFVDDKDKFDLTVLLTRIMFPYLACMSLMAAYGAILNSLGRFFAAAFAPVILNIVNIAAMIPLVTFWVQDPAGAAVWVGVATMFGGLAQLWLVWAAIKRADFVPGFRLPRFDPEVRRFWVLAIPAILTGGITQINIFVGTIIASGADNAISILNYADRLYQLPLGIIGIAIGTVLLPELSRHLKGGRDTEARATQDQSLLIAMLLSMPAATALIAMAEPIVRVLFERGAFDAVASYQTAQALIAFSTGLPAYVLIRVLQPGYFAREDTITPTIFAGISVVANIGLSLLLFPTYLHVGIALATSISAWLNAIMLAAFLARRGHFALTWAEWRKHGLIIAISVIMGGALYLLAARGARHMATTAPIWEQVGVLGLLVGFGMVVYFTLVHITGAQPMGALLRRLRRRG; encoded by the coding sequence ATGAGCCTCTACCGCAATTTCCTCTCCGTTGGCGGGCTCACCCTCGTGTCCCGCGTCGCTGGCTTTGCCCGTGATGCGCTGATGGCGGCTGTGCTGGGCACTGGCCCCGCCGCCGACGCCTTTTTTGCCGCCTTCCGCTTCCCAAACCTGTTCCGGCGCCTCTTTGCTGAAGGTGCCTTCAACACCGCCTTTGTGCCGATGTTCTCGGGCGCCCTCGAAAAGCAAGGCCCCGACGAAGCGCGGGATCTCGCCGCCCGCATCATGAGCTGGCTCGTCGCCATGCTGGTGGTCGTGACGATCCTGGCTGAAATCTTCATGCCGCAGCTGATGGTCGCTTTCGTGCCGGGCTTTGTCGATGACAAGGACAAGTTCGACCTCACCGTCCTGCTGACGCGGATCATGTTCCCCTATCTCGCCTGCATGTCGCTTATGGCGGCCTATGGCGCGATCCTCAATTCCCTCGGGCGCTTTTTTGCCGCCGCCTTCGCCCCGGTCATCCTCAACATCGTCAATATCGCCGCCATGATCCCGCTGGTGACCTTCTGGGTGCAGGACCCGGCGGGTGCTGCCGTCTGGGTCGGTGTCGCCACCATGTTCGGCGGACTGGCGCAGCTGTGGCTGGTCTGGGCCGCCATCAAGCGAGCCGACTTCGTGCCCGGCTTCCGCCTGCCGCGGTTTGATCCCGAAGTGCGCCGCTTTTGGGTGCTGGCCATTCCGGCCATCCTCACCGGCGGCATTACCCAGATCAATATTTTCGTCGGCACCATCATCGCCTCGGGCGCCGACAATGCCATTTCGATCCTCAACTATGCCGATCGGCTCTACCAATTGCCGCTCGGCATTATCGGCATTGCCATTGGCACGGTGCTGCTGCCCGAGCTGAGCCGCCACCTCAAGGGCGGCCGCGATACCGAAGCGCGCGCCACCCAGGACCAGTCCCTGCTCATCGCCATGCTGCTGTCCATGCCCGCCGCCACGGCGCTGATCGCCATGGCCGAGCCCATCGTCCGCGTCCTGTTCGAACGCGGCGCCTTCGATGCCGTCGCCAGCTACCAGACTGCCCAGGCGCTGATCGCCTTTTCGACCGGCCTGCCCGCCTATGTGCTGATCCGCGTGCTGCAGCCGGGCTATTTCGCCCGCGAAGACACCATCACGCCCACCATTTTCGCCGGCATTTCCGTCGTCGCCAATATCGGCCTGTCGCTGCTGCTGTTCCCGACCTATCTCCATGTCGGCATTGCGCTCGCGACCTCGATCTCGGCCTGGCTCAATGCCATCATGCTGGCCGCCTTTCTGGCGCGGCGCGGCCATTTCGCACTCACCTGGGCCGAATGGCGCAAGCATGGCCTGATCATCGCCATCAGCGTCATCATGGGCGGGGCGCTTTATCTACTGGCCGCCCGCGGCGCCCGTCATATGGCGACCACAGCCCCGATCTGGGAACAGGTCGGCGTCCTAGGCCTGCTGGTCGGCTTTGGCATGGTGGTCTATTTCACTCTGGTCCACATCACCGGCGCCCAGCCCATGGGCGCCCTCCTCCGTCGCCTCAGACGGCGGGGCTAG
- a CDS encoding [protein-PII] uridylyltransferase, translating to MTLAEAEAKPRKPLFALKPAETILGELDAAIGDEAPKSSAARAIVLAHIRQTLAEAREQAEAELLATNKGTRCAQNLSAAEDEIITAVHLFATRRVYPVDNPSGAEAIALSAVGGYGRGTLAPGSDIDLLFILPYKQTPWGEQVTEYILYMLWDLGQKVGHAVRSVDECIRMARADMTVRTATLEARFLTGDKTLFDQLIHRFETEIMPKTGPEFIAAKMAERDERHKLMGNTRYVVEPNIKDGKGGLRDLNTLFWIGKYFYQVKTSHELVGKGVLSAAEYRLFSRAEDFLWAVRCHLHFVTHRAEEKLTFDVQPELAQRMGYAQRVGMLGVERFMKRYFLVAKDVGDLTRIICASLEFNHAKDMDIVGRVLAPFRQGRSKIKGETDFVLDTGRLNIAAPDIFEKDPVNLIRVFLAAGREQLLFHPDAIKVITRSLHLIDNKVRNDRKANEYFLTILTDPQSVERILRQMNESGVLGKFVPDFGKIVALMQFNMYHHYTVDEHLIRAVGVMAQIANGGLRTELPLTHELLPQLNDTRLLYVALFLHDIAKGRPEDHSTAGAKIAKKLCPRFGLSAAETDTVAWLIEHHLLMSEIAQARDIQDPETAKAFADVVQSPQRLALLMILTACDIRAVGPGVWTGWKGSLLRALYYATEPLLSGGHSQVTQSDRIEHARHNLAKALEAWPPADVQTYIARHYDHYWLRAEPELQIEHARMIRQADMSGQPFAGSIRIKAFEGITEVSFYTPDHPRLLSLIAGACTMQDASIIGAQIFSTRDGHAIDTFRLRRTFTSDEDEKVRATRIIDTVKQLLQGKRTILIDLGKESRHNKRLKPFALPAQVSVSNALSEKFTVIEVSGLDRLGLLHALTHQIADLNLTIGSAHIGTYGEKAVDVFYVTDLTGQKIMAKPRQRKIHDALMSVFHPRAEQKSGNG from the coding sequence ATGACGCTCGCCGAAGCTGAGGCAAAGCCGCGAAAACCGCTATTCGCGCTCAAACCCGCCGAGACCATTCTCGGCGAGCTCGATGCTGCTATTGGCGATGAGGCTCCCAAATCAAGCGCCGCCCGCGCCATCGTGCTGGCCCATATTCGCCAGACTTTGGCCGAGGCCCGCGAACAGGCCGAAGCCGAATTGCTGGCCACCAACAAGGGCACCCGCTGCGCGCAGAACCTGAGCGCCGCCGAAGACGAAATCATTACGGCGGTGCATCTCTTCGCCACGCGCCGCGTCTATCCGGTCGATAATCCCTCCGGCGCCGAAGCCATCGCGCTCTCGGCCGTCGGCGGCTATGGCCGCGGCACGTTGGCCCCCGGCTCCGACATCGATCTGCTGTTTATCTTGCCCTATAAGCAAACGCCCTGGGGCGAGCAGGTCACCGAATATATCCTCTATATGCTGTGGGATCTGGGCCAAAAGGTCGGCCACGCCGTCCGTTCGGTCGACGAATGTATCCGCATGGCCCGCGCCGACATGACCGTGCGCACCGCAACGCTCGAAGCGCGGTTCCTGACCGGCGACAAGACGCTGTTCGATCAGCTGATCCATCGCTTTGAAACCGAAATCATGCCCAAGACGGGCCCCGAATTCATCGCCGCCAAAATGGCCGAGCGCGACGAGCGCCACAAGCTGATGGGCAATACCCGCTATGTGGTCGAGCCCAATATCAAGGACGGCAAGGGTGGCCTGCGCGACCTCAACACGCTGTTCTGGATCGGGAAATACTTCTACCAGGTCAAGACCAGCCATGAACTGGTCGGCAAGGGCGTGCTGTCAGCCGCCGAATATCGCCTGTTCTCCCGCGCCGAGGATTTCCTCTGGGCCGTGCGCTGTCACCTCCATTTCGTGACCCATCGCGCCGAAGAAAAACTGACCTTTGACGTCCAGCCCGAACTGGCCCAGCGCATGGGCTATGCCCAGCGCGTCGGCATGCTCGGCGTCGAGCGTTTCATGAAGCGCTATTTCCTCGTCGCCAAGGATGTCGGGGACCTCACCCGCATCATCTGCGCCAGCCTCGAATTCAATCACGCCAAGGATATGGATATCGTTGGTCGTGTGCTCGCCCCGTTCCGCCAGGGCCGCAGCAAGATCAAGGGCGAAACCGATTTCGTGCTCGATACCGGCCGCCTCAATATCGCGGCGCCCGATATCTTTGAAAAAGACCCGGTCAACCTGATCCGCGTGTTCCTCGCGGCGGGCCGAGAACAATTGCTGTTCCACCCCGACGCCATCAAGGTCATCACCCGCTCGCTGCACCTGATCGACAACAAGGTGCGCAATGACCGCAAGGCCAACGAGTATTTCCTGACCATCCTGACCGATCCGCAATCGGTCGAACGCATCCTGCGCCAGATGAACGAGAGCGGCGTGCTCGGCAAGTTCGTGCCCGATTTCGGCAAAATCGTCGCGCTAATGCAGTTCAACATGTACCACCACTATACGGTGGACGAGCATCTGATCCGCGCCGTCGGCGTCATGGCCCAGATCGCCAATGGTGGCCTGCGTACCGAGCTGCCGCTAACCCACGAATTGCTGCCCCAGCTCAACGACACACGCCTGCTTTATGTCGCGCTGTTTCTGCACGATATCGCCAAGGGCCGCCCCGAGGATCACTCCACGGCCGGCGCCAAGATCGCCAAAAAGCTCTGCCCGCGCTTTGGCCTGTCGGCCGCCGAAACCGACACCGTCGCCTGGCTGATCGAACATCACCTGCTGATGAGCGAGATCGCCCAGGCCCGCGATATTCAGGACCCCGAAACCGCCAAAGCCTTTGCCGATGTGGTGCAATCGCCGCAACGACTGGCGCTGCTGATGATCCTCACCGCCTGCGATATTCGCGCGGTGGGTCCCGGCGTCTGGACCGGCTGGAAGGGCTCGCTATTACGCGCCCTCTACTACGCCACCGAGCCGCTGCTGTCCGGCGGCCACAGCCAGGTCACCCAGTCCGACCGCATCGAACATGCCCGGCACAATCTGGCCAAGGCGCTCGAAGCCTGGCCACCGGCCGACGTGCAAACCTATATCGCCCGCCACTACGATCATTACTGGCTCCGCGCCGAGCCGGAACTGCAGATCGAACATGCCCGCATGATCCGGCAGGCCGATATGTCGGGCCAGCCCTTCGCCGGCTCGATCCGCATCAAGGCTTTCGAGGGCATTACCGAAGTCAGCTTCTATACCCCCGACCATCCGCGCCTGCTGTCGCTGATCGCTGGCGCCTGCACCATGCAGGATGCCTCCATTATCGGCGCGCAGATTTTCTCGACCCGCGACGGCCACGCCATCGACACCTTCCGCCTGCGCCGCACCTTCACGTCCGACGAAGACGAAAAGGTCCGCGCCACCCGCATCATCGATACGGTCAAACAATTGCTGCAGGGCAAGCGCACCATCCTGATCGATCTGGGCAAGGAAAGCCGCCATAACAAGCGCCTCAAACCCTTCGCCCTGCCGGCGCAGGTCTCAGTCAGCAATGCCTTGTCTGAAAAGTTCACCGTCATCGAAGTGTCAGGCCTTGATCGCCTGGGCCTCTTGCACGCTTTGACCCATCAGATCGCCGATCTCAACCTCACCATCGGTTCGGCCCATATCGGCACCTACGGCGAAAAGGCCGTCGACGTTTTCTACGTCACCGACCTCACCGGCCAGAAAATCATGGCCAAGCCCCGCCAACGCAAAATCCACGACGCCCTGATGAGCGTGTTCCACCCCCGGGCAGAGCAGAAGAGCGGCAATGGCTAG